Proteins encoded within one genomic window of Amycolatopsis sp. 2-15:
- a CDS encoding organic hydroperoxide resistance protein: protein MADAIYTAAATARGEGRNGEVTSSDGVIDESLAIPKEMGGPGGDKTNPEQLFAAGYSACFHSALQAVARAGKVQLPESTVTAEVSLYKQDVGFKLGVVLNVALPGMDKAQADELVAQAHQVCPYSNATRGNIEVALTTTV from the coding sequence ATGGCTGACGCGATCTACACCGCGGCCGCGACCGCGCGAGGCGAGGGCCGCAACGGCGAGGTGACCTCGTCCGACGGGGTCATCGACGAGTCGCTGGCGATCCCGAAGGAAATGGGCGGCCCGGGCGGTGACAAGACCAACCCCGAGCAGCTGTTCGCCGCCGGCTACTCCGCGTGCTTCCACAGCGCTCTGCAGGCCGTGGCGCGTGCGGGGAAGGTGCAGCTGCCGGAGTCGACGGTGACCGCCGAGGTCAGCCTGTACAAGCAGGATGTGGGCTTCAAGCTGGGTGTGGTGCTGAACGTCGCGCTGCCCGGCATGGACAAGGCCCAGGCCGACGAGCTCGTGGCACAGGCGCACCAGGTGTGCCCGTACTCGAACGCCACCCGGGGCAACATCGAGGTCGCGCTCACCACCACGGTCTGA
- a CDS encoding Dps family protein, which translates to MVNSPIKSPLSDADKEITGNALQATLVDLVDLSLIAKQAHWNVVGKNFRSAHLQLDELVATARQYVDEVAERANAIGISPNGKAKTVVESSGIPEYPDNWQSVESTVAAIVDILAALIERLRKRIDETDKSDLVTQDLLIEITRALEEAHWMWQAQQA; encoded by the coding sequence ATGGTCAACTCTCCCATCAAGAGCCCCCTGAGCGACGCCGACAAGGAGATCACGGGCAACGCCCTGCAGGCGACGCTCGTCGACCTCGTGGACCTTTCGCTGATCGCGAAACAGGCCCACTGGAACGTCGTGGGCAAGAACTTCCGCAGCGCCCACCTGCAGCTCGACGAGCTCGTGGCCACGGCCCGCCAGTACGTCGACGAGGTCGCCGAGCGCGCGAACGCCATCGGCATCTCGCCCAACGGCAAGGCGAAGACCGTCGTCGAGAGCTCGGGCATCCCGGAGTACCCCGACAACTGGCAGTCGGTGGAATCCACGGTCGCCGCCATCGTCGACATCCTGGCGGCGCTCATCGAGCGCCTCCGCAAGCGCATCGACGAGACCGACAAGAGCGACCTGGTCACGCAGGACCTGCTGATCGAAATCACGCGCGCCTTGGAAGAGGCGCACTGGATGTGGCAGGCGCAGCAGGCCTGA
- a CDS encoding glutamate decarboxylase has translation MVLHSGEQNGSNRQSGTNPMYAGANPALAADFVMPHNKLRDTSLPPDTALQLVRDELMLDGNARLNLATFVTTWMEPQARDLMAECVDKNMIDKDEYPQTAELERRCVNILADLWHAPDPTDIMGCSTTGSSEACMLAGMALKRRWTKLGRTGKPNLVMGVNVQVCWDKFCEYWEVEPRLVPMDGDRLHLSAEEAVKHCDENTIGVVAILGSTFDGSYEPVAEIAAALDDLQTRAGWDVPVHVDGASGAMIAPFVDEDLEWDFRLPRVASINTSGHKYGLVYPGVGWVVWRNREALPEELVFNVNYLGGDMPTFALNFSRPGAEVAAQYYSFVRLGREGFRAVQQASRDVALHLSAAIADLGPFQLLTRGDQLPVFAFTTKPEVTGYDVFDVSRRLRERGWLVPAYTFPDNRTDLAVLRIVVRNGFTHDLADLLLDDLRRALPELERQTKPQHDPATSTAFHH, from the coding sequence ATGGTGCTGCACAGCGGGGAACAGAACGGATCCAACCGTCAATCGGGCACGAACCCCATGTACGCGGGGGCGAATCCCGCTCTGGCGGCCGACTTCGTGATGCCGCACAACAAGCTTCGCGACACGTCGCTGCCGCCGGACACCGCGCTGCAGCTCGTGCGCGACGAGCTGATGCTCGACGGCAACGCGCGGCTCAACCTGGCCACGTTCGTCACCACGTGGATGGAGCCGCAGGCGCGTGACCTGATGGCCGAGTGCGTCGACAAGAACATGATCGACAAGGACGAATACCCTCAGACGGCCGAGCTCGAGCGCCGCTGCGTGAACATCCTCGCCGACCTGTGGCACGCGCCCGACCCCACGGACATCATGGGCTGCTCGACCACGGGCTCGTCCGAGGCGTGCATGCTCGCCGGCATGGCGCTGAAGCGGCGCTGGACGAAGCTCGGGCGCACAGGGAAGCCCAACCTGGTGATGGGCGTGAACGTGCAGGTGTGCTGGGACAAGTTCTGCGAGTACTGGGAGGTCGAGCCGCGCCTGGTGCCCATGGACGGGGACCGGCTGCACCTCTCCGCCGAGGAGGCGGTGAAGCACTGCGACGAGAACACCATCGGCGTCGTCGCGATCCTCGGGTCCACTTTCGACGGCAGCTACGAGCCCGTCGCGGAGATCGCCGCCGCGCTCGACGATCTGCAGACGCGCGCCGGCTGGGACGTCCCCGTCCACGTCGACGGTGCGTCGGGCGCGATGATCGCGCCGTTCGTCGACGAGGACCTGGAGTGGGACTTCCGCCTGCCGCGCGTCGCGTCGATCAACACCTCGGGCCACAAGTACGGCCTCGTGTACCCCGGCGTTGGCTGGGTCGTCTGGCGCAACCGTGAGGCGCTGCCCGAAGAGCTGGTCTTCAACGTCAATTACCTGGGCGGCGACATGCCCACCTTCGCGCTGAACTTCTCCCGCCCTGGCGCCGAAGTGGCGGCGCAGTACTACAGCTTCGTCCGCCTCGGCCGCGAAGGCTTCCGCGCTGTGCAACAGGCCTCGCGCGACGTCGCCCTCCACCTGTCCGCCGCGATCGCCGACCTGGGTCCGTTCCAGCTCCTGACCCGCGGCGACCAGCTCCCGGTCTTCGCCTTCACCACCAAGCCCGAGGTCACCGGCTACGACGTCTTCGACGTCTCCCGCCGGCTCCGCGAACGCGGCTGGCTCGTCCCGGCCTATACCTTCCCGGACAACCGCACCGACCTGGCGGTGCTGCGCATCGTCGTCCGCAACGGCTTCACCCACGACCTGGCCGACCTCCTGCTGGACGACCTCCGCCGCGCTTTGCCGGAGCTGGAACGCCAAACCAAGCCGCAGCACGACCCGGCGACGTCGACGGCGTTCCACCACTGA
- a CDS encoding NADH:flavin oxidoreductase/NADH oxidase: MSRLFEPLSLRGLTLPNRAWVSPMCQYSATDGVPNDWHLVHLGQFAVGGAGLVLTEASAVTPEGRISPQDTGIWNDEQVAAWRRVTDFVHAQGAVIGMQLAHAGRKASTRRPWEGSGSVPASEGGWQSVGADDQPFGDYAPARPLTTDEVARIPADFAAGARRALDAGFDLVELHLAHGYLGHQFLSPLSNSRTDRYGGDFEGRTRLALELTEAVRAEIGPGVPLLTRISASDWADGGWSPDDSVHLVKLLADRGTDLVDVSSGGNVLHPRIPVGPGYQVPFAERIRRETAVPTGAVGMITEPEQAEQIVATGSADAVFLARALLRDPHWPQRAAHALGAEVRWADQYLRAKPRR; the protein is encoded by the coding sequence GTGAGCCGACTCTTCGAACCCCTCTCCCTGCGGGGCCTGACGCTGCCGAACCGCGCGTGGGTCTCGCCCATGTGCCAGTACTCCGCCACCGACGGCGTGCCGAACGACTGGCACCTCGTCCACCTGGGCCAGTTCGCCGTCGGCGGCGCCGGGCTCGTCCTCACGGAAGCCAGCGCCGTCACCCCGGAAGGCCGGATCAGCCCGCAGGACACGGGCATCTGGAACGACGAGCAGGTCGCCGCCTGGCGCCGCGTCACCGACTTCGTGCACGCGCAGGGCGCGGTGATCGGTATGCAGCTCGCGCACGCGGGGCGCAAGGCGTCCACGCGCCGGCCGTGGGAAGGCAGCGGCAGCGTGCCCGCGTCCGAGGGCGGCTGGCAGAGCGTCGGCGCCGACGACCAGCCCTTCGGCGACTACGCCCCCGCACGTCCGCTGACCACCGACGAGGTCGCCCGCATCCCGGCCGACTTCGCCGCCGGCGCCCGCCGCGCGCTCGACGCCGGGTTCGACCTGGTGGAGCTGCACCTCGCGCACGGCTACCTCGGCCACCAGTTCCTGTCGCCACTGTCCAACTCCCGCACCGACCGCTACGGCGGCGACTTCGAGGGCCGCACCCGGCTCGCGCTGGAGCTCACCGAAGCCGTGCGCGCGGAGATCGGCCCCGGCGTGCCCCTGCTCACCCGCATCTCCGCCAGCGACTGGGCTGACGGAGGCTGGTCCCCGGACGACTCCGTGCACCTCGTGAAACTGCTCGCCGACCGCGGCACCGACCTCGTCGACGTGTCCTCCGGCGGCAACGTGCTCCACCCCCGCATCCCCGTCGGCCCGGGCTACCAGGTGCCGTTCGCCGAACGCATCCGCCGCGAGACGGCTGTACCCACCGGCGCCGTCGGCATGATCACCGAACCGGAACAAGCGGAACAAATCGTCGCCACCGGCTCGGCCGACGCGGTGTTCCTCGCGCGCGCCCTCCTGCGCGACCCACACTGGCCACAACGCGCGGCGCACGCGCTGGGCGCCGAGGTGCGGTGGGCGGACCAGTATCTGCGGGCGAAGCCGCGCCGCTGA
- a CDS encoding TIGR03085 family metal-binding protein produces the protein MGLAADERQALSALFEEVGPDAPTLCEGWATRDLAAHLIVREHRLDASPGIMVPALAGYTKRVQDGYAAKPWPALVDQVRRGPAWYWPMALGPLNELTNGAEFLVHHEDVRRAQPGWQPRPADPSRDEAAWRLARQSAKLNLRKAPVGVVLRHTDGRSAQVKSGDPVVTVTGDPVDLLLFVFGRDAVHLTFDGDPAAVDRLQGLSRGM, from the coding sequence ATGGGTCTTGCCGCAGACGAACGCCAGGCGTTGAGCGCACTCTTCGAAGAGGTCGGCCCCGACGCCCCCACCTTGTGCGAAGGCTGGGCGACGCGTGATCTCGCGGCCCACCTCATCGTGCGCGAACACCGGCTCGACGCGTCGCCAGGCATCATGGTGCCCGCGCTCGCCGGCTACACGAAGCGCGTGCAGGACGGCTACGCGGCCAAGCCGTGGCCCGCCCTCGTCGACCAGGTCCGCCGCGGCCCGGCGTGGTACTGGCCCATGGCCCTCGGCCCCCTCAACGAGCTCACCAACGGCGCCGAGTTCCTCGTCCACCACGAAGACGTCCGCCGCGCCCAGCCCGGCTGGCAACCCCGCCCCGCCGACCCGTCGCGCGACGAGGCCGCCTGGCGCCTCGCCCGCCAGTCCGCGAAACTCAACCTGCGCAAAGCACCCGTTGGCGTCGTCCTGCGCCACACCGACGGCCGCTCCGCCCAGGTCAAGTCCGGCGATCCCGTCGTGACCGTCACGGGCGACCCCGTGGACCTCTTGCTCTTCGTCTTCGGCCGCGACGCCGTCCACCTCACCTTCGACGGCGACCCCGCGGCGGTGGACCGGCTGCAGGGGTTGAGCCGCGGCATGTGA
- a CDS encoding S9 family peptidase: MSTQSGNKYPPAVVPDRLFADADAESRWRARFHAARISVPEWARDAPDANVYVSNASGVWEVYTWDRATDSHRRVTDRPNGTLHATPAPDGSAVWWFDDTDGDEFGSWVSQPFDGDSSAATKPLPEVHDGYPAGLELGSRVIAVGVSTDDGSELFAKIGDKTERFYSHSDDAGIASLSRDESLVAISHSEHGDSRHPALRVLATDGFATVAEKYDGEGKGLSALEFSPLPGDQRLLVLHERRGREELLIWDVRADTETELEIDLPGEVVADWYPDARALLVVHFHQGRSSLHRYDLDTASLSSVDTPAGRIGGAGVRPDGTIEYSWSSAAEPTAVRGRAADGTDAVLLAPPGEQAPGSSPVTDAFVEGVGGQVHALVSRPADAGPGPLPTVFSLHGGPHAADEDRFSAYRATWLDAGFAVVEVNYRGSTGYGSAWRDAIEGRPGLTELEDVAAVHDWAVESGLSDKDKCVVNGASWGGYLSLLALGTQPTRWAAGIAGVPVADYVAAYEDEMEQLRSFDRALFGGAPSDVPAVYKECSPITYVDAVAAPVLILAGDNDPRCPIRQIENYLDRLGARDAPHEFYRYDAGHGSLVIAETIKQTSIEVDFALRALR; the protein is encoded by the coding sequence GTGAGCACGCAGTCAGGCAACAAATATCCGCCCGCGGTGGTCCCCGACCGCCTGTTCGCCGACGCCGACGCCGAGTCCCGCTGGCGAGCCCGCTTCCACGCGGCCCGCATCTCCGTGCCCGAATGGGCCCGCGACGCCCCCGACGCCAACGTGTACGTCTCCAACGCCAGCGGCGTCTGGGAGGTCTACACCTGGGATCGCGCCACCGACAGTCACCGCCGCGTCACCGACCGGCCCAACGGCACCCTGCACGCCACCCCCGCCCCCGACGGCTCGGCCGTCTGGTGGTTCGACGACACCGACGGCGACGAGTTCGGCTCCTGGGTGAGCCAGCCGTTCGACGGCGACAGCTCGGCCGCCACCAAACCGCTGCCCGAGGTCCACGACGGCTACCCGGCCGGCCTCGAGCTCGGCTCGCGCGTGATCGCGGTCGGCGTTTCGACCGACGACGGCAGCGAGCTGTTCGCGAAGATCGGCGACAAGACCGAGCGCTTCTACAGCCACTCCGACGACGCCGGCATCGCGTCGCTCTCGCGTGACGAGAGCTTGGTGGCTATCTCACATTCCGAACACGGCGACTCACGCCATCCGGCTCTGCGCGTGCTGGCGACCGACGGCTTCGCGACCGTCGCCGAGAAGTACGACGGTGAGGGCAAGGGCCTTTCGGCGCTGGAGTTCTCCCCGCTGCCCGGTGACCAGCGGCTGCTCGTGCTGCACGAGCGGCGCGGCCGGGAGGAGCTGCTGATCTGGGACGTCCGCGCGGACACCGAGACGGAGCTCGAGATCGACCTGCCCGGCGAGGTCGTGGCCGACTGGTACCCCGACGCCCGTGCGCTGCTGGTGGTGCACTTCCACCAGGGCCGCAGCTCGCTGCACCGCTACGACCTGGACACGGCTTCGTTGTCCTCTGTGGACACTCCGGCCGGCCGGATCGGCGGCGCAGGCGTGCGGCCCGACGGGACCATCGAGTATTCGTGGTCCAGTGCCGCGGAGCCGACGGCGGTGCGCGGCCGCGCGGCCGACGGCACCGACGCCGTGCTGCTGGCGCCGCCGGGTGAGCAGGCGCCGGGTTCGTCGCCGGTCACCGACGCGTTCGTGGAGGGCGTCGGCGGGCAGGTCCATGCGCTGGTGTCGCGTCCCGCGGATGCCGGGCCTGGCCCGTTGCCCACGGTGTTCTCCCTGCACGGCGGCCCGCACGCCGCCGACGAAGACCGCTTCTCCGCCTACCGCGCCACGTGGCTCGACGCCGGTTTCGCCGTGGTCGAGGTCAACTACCGCGGCTCCACGGGCTACGGCTCCGCGTGGCGCGACGCCATCGAGGGCCGGCCGGGCCTGACGGAACTCGAAGACGTCGCGGCGGTGCACGACTGGGCTGTCGAAAGTGGACTGTCCGACAAGGACAAGTGCGTCGTCAACGGCGCCTCCTGGGGCGGCTACCTGTCACTGCTCGCGCTCGGCACCCAGCCCACGCGCTGGGCGGCGGGCATCGCGGGTGTGCCGGTGGCCGACTACGTCGCCGCGTACGAGGACGAGATGGAGCAGCTGCGCTCTTTCGATCGCGCTTTGTTCGGCGGCGCACCCTCGGATGTGCCCGCGGTGTACAAGGAATGTTCGCCGATTACCTACGTCGACGCCGTCGCCGCCCCCGTGCTGATCCTCGCGGGCGACAACGACCCGCGCTGCCCCATCCGGCAGATCGAGAACTACCTCGACCGCCTGGGCGCCCGCGACGCGCCCCACGAGTTCTACCGCTACGACGCCGGCCACGGCTCGCTGGTGATCGCCGAGACGATCAAGCAGACGTCGATCGAGGTGGATTTCGCGTTGCGCGCTTTGCGGTGA
- a CDS encoding class I SAM-dependent methyltransferase: MLEGYARDAASKRAARTAVERAAFAQTLFTPGMRVVDLGCERGTITLGFGSGQSIVDYIVTDPLDLPFPTSSADVAFSHALLERLPDPAAVLAELHRVLRPGGRLALSTSDWSRARLRPKTANVDAALRGYYLLLRRSGGNPFAGRTIADQVSDSGFTEVVTRTRHRSDLVYRDLATFVEQALAKALADLDHPDRDQLTSAARSAYSWTRTAGPGDFLQCWTELTATR; this comes from the coding sequence GTGCTGGAGGGATACGCGCGGGACGCGGCGTCGAAGCGGGCGGCACGCACGGCGGTGGAGCGGGCGGCGTTCGCCCAGACGCTCTTCACGCCGGGCATGCGGGTGGTCGACCTGGGCTGCGAGCGCGGCACGATCACTCTTGGCTTCGGGAGCGGCCAGTCCATAGTGGACTACATCGTGACCGACCCGCTCGACCTGCCGTTTCCCACGTCGTCCGCCGACGTCGCCTTCTCCCACGCCCTGTTGGAACGCCTGCCCGACCCGGCGGCGGTGCTCGCGGAGCTGCACCGGGTGCTGCGCCCCGGCGGCCGGCTCGCGCTGTCCACTTCGGACTGGAGCCGCGCGCGGCTGCGCCCCAAGACGGCCAACGTCGACGCGGCGCTGCGTGGCTATTACCTCTTGCTGCGGCGCTCGGGAGGCAACCCGTTCGCGGGCCGGACCATCGCCGATCAGGTGTCCGACAGCGGCTTCACCGAGGTCGTCACGCGGACCCGGCACCGCTCCGACCTGGTGTATCGCGATCTGGCGACGTTCGTCGAGCAGGCGCTGGCCAAGGCCCTCGCGGATCTGGATCACCCGGACCGCGACCAGCTCACGTCGGCCGCGCGTTCGGCCTACTCCTGGACGCGCACCGCCGGCCCCGGCGACTTCCTTCAGTGCTGGACGGAACTCACCGCCACGAGGTGA
- a CDS encoding metallophosphoesterase yields MSTLSNTSTAKKLAVGTLALGTATLGYAVGVERRRFTLRTAELPVLAPGSKPFTILHVSDLHMLPGHRAKQRWVAALDRLEPDLVVNTGDNLSHRTAVPSVLRALGPLLDRPGVFVFGSNDYYAPKPKNPARYLMPKGKKKRIHGTKLPWRDLRAAFLEHGWTDLTHSRHTVDVAGQAVFAAGLDDPHLHRDRYAEIAGPADAGAVVRLGVTHSPEPRVLDPFATDGYDLVLAGHTHGGQLRVPGYGALVTNCELDRTRARGASRWGAHMWLHVSAGLGTSPYAPARFACPPEASLLTLVPRGSGASDTRKATPRKPAKTVG; encoded by the coding sequence GTGAGCACGCTCAGTAACACCAGCACTGCCAAGAAGCTCGCCGTAGGGACCCTCGCGCTCGGGACCGCGACACTCGGTTACGCCGTGGGCGTCGAACGGCGGCGGTTCACCCTCCGCACGGCCGAGCTGCCCGTGCTGGCGCCCGGCTCGAAGCCGTTCACGATCCTGCACGTCTCCGACCTGCACATGCTCCCCGGGCACCGCGCGAAGCAACGCTGGGTGGCCGCGCTGGACCGGCTCGAACCCGACCTCGTCGTGAACACCGGCGACAACCTCTCGCACCGCACGGCGGTGCCGTCGGTGCTGCGCGCGCTCGGCCCGCTGCTCGACCGGCCCGGCGTGTTCGTCTTCGGCAGCAACGACTACTACGCCCCCAAGCCGAAGAACCCCGCCCGCTACCTCATGCCGAAGGGCAAGAAGAAGCGCATCCACGGCACCAAGCTCCCGTGGCGCGACCTGCGCGCGGCCTTCCTCGAGCACGGCTGGACCGACCTCACCCACTCGCGCCACACGGTTGACGTCGCGGGCCAGGCCGTGTTCGCCGCCGGCCTCGACGACCCGCACTTGCACCGCGACCGTTACGCCGAGATCGCCGGCCCGGCCGACGCGGGCGCCGTCGTGCGCCTCGGCGTCACGCACTCGCCCGAGCCGCGCGTGCTAGACCCGTTCGCCACGGACGGTTACGACCTCGTCCTCGCCGGCCACACTCACGGTGGCCAGCTGCGCGTGCCCGGCTACGGCGCCCTCGTGACCAACTGCGAGCTCGACCGCACCCGCGCCCGGGGCGCCTCCCGCTGGGGTGCGCACATGTGGCTGCACGTCTCGGCCGGACTGGGGACGTCGCCGTACGCGCCCGCGCGGTTCGCGTGCCCGCCGGAGGCGAGCCTGTTGACGCTGGTCCCGCGCGGAAGCGGAGCGTCCGATACCCGTAAGGCAACCCCACGCAAACCCGCCAAGACCGTCGGCTAA
- a CDS encoding serine/threonine-protein kinase, translating into MEQFGPYRIEALLGRGGMGEVHRAYDTAHDRVVALKRLSDAYVADEAFRARFRRESQVVARLREPHVIPIHAYGEIDGRLYLDMRLVEGQDLKDLIAPGPLTASRAAGLVTQVASALDAAHADGLVHRDVKPSNILVTDGDFVYLVDFGIARSMSGAVTSITVTGNVIGTLDYMAPERFGDKALDGSVDVYALACVFYECLTGHRPFPVDGAVAQMGAHLTAPPPVLSRARRDLPRALDDVVSRGMAKDPADRYPTAGAFAAAVTAALAGASGPTALSAGPSAPVWQRGELGGSAGSAGVPGSGQAGAGPGPGFAAGPAELGAGAAGVPSAGAGSGSAAMGSGSAGAPGVPGPGSGSAAGPGAPDSGAAAAAGLGAGAPSTPPPGAVLPSTLAGPPSTPPPGFSTGPGTPPGTWAGPPSGVFTGGPAYPNGPATSGGVPATSLNTPIPLAAGAPSFPGGPPPQTRPSPVPPRKSRKGAVITAAVAVVVVLAVVATVLIIRSQGQAEAGGGTSTPPPTPTSSASGPPSTDNETTAPSSPSSPPSSSSGPPTSANAPSANVPVPATYQGGGCTSAQPVQGATGAAYCTKSLAGDFRSGNVMLHQPTQAHFNQFPDEATMAAFFEGMVQLRDLTRDDDHGGCDPVKHPGIWGSYNRSGANVPHAGDFITCYDDTFVYTDARTHTLGVLVFDGVSTPQERDRMYLWWNEVILQDLPKF; encoded by the coding sequence ATGGAACAGTTCGGGCCGTACCGGATCGAGGCGTTGCTGGGCCGCGGCGGGATGGGCGAGGTGCACCGCGCCTACGACACCGCGCACGACCGCGTTGTCGCTCTGAAGCGGCTTTCCGACGCGTACGTGGCCGACGAGGCGTTTCGCGCCCGCTTCCGCCGCGAGTCGCAGGTGGTGGCGCGGCTGCGCGAGCCGCACGTCATCCCGATCCACGCGTACGGCGAGATCGACGGCCGGCTCTACCTCGACATGCGCCTGGTCGAAGGACAGGACCTCAAGGACCTGATCGCTCCCGGGCCGCTGACGGCCTCGCGTGCGGCCGGCCTGGTCACACAGGTCGCGAGCGCGTTGGACGCCGCCCACGCCGACGGCCTCGTCCACCGCGACGTGAAGCCGTCGAACATCCTCGTCACCGACGGTGATTTCGTGTATTTGGTCGACTTCGGCATCGCCCGCTCGATGTCGGGCGCCGTGACGTCGATCACGGTCACGGGAAACGTCATCGGCACGCTGGACTACATGGCGCCGGAACGGTTTGGCGACAAGGCGCTCGACGGGTCCGTCGACGTGTACGCGCTGGCTTGCGTGTTCTACGAGTGCCTGACGGGACATCGGCCGTTTCCCGTTGACGGCGCGGTGGCACAGATGGGCGCGCACCTGACCGCTCCGCCGCCGGTTTTGTCCAGAGCGCGACGGGACCTGCCACGCGCTCTCGATGACGTGGTGTCACGAGGGATGGCGAAGGACCCAGCCGACCGCTACCCGACGGCGGGCGCCTTCGCGGCGGCGGTGACCGCGGCGCTGGCGGGCGCGTCGGGGCCGACGGCGTTGAGCGCGGGGCCGAGTGCGCCGGTCTGGCAGCGGGGGGAGCTTGGCGGCTCGGCGGGGTCCGCTGGGGTACCGGGCTCTGGACAGGCGGGCGCGGGGCCGGGGCCCGGCTTCGCCGCTGGCCCGGCCGAGCTGGGCGCTGGGGCGGCTGGGGTGCCGTCGGCGGGCGCTGGGTCAGGCTCCGCGGCGATGGGCTCCGGATCAGCTGGGGCGCCGGGTGTGCCTGGACCGGGTTCCGGCTCGGCCGCTGGGCCGGGCGCTCCTGATTCGGGGGCAGCTGCTGCGGCTGGGTTGGGTGCTGGAGCGCCGAGCACTCCGCCGCCGGGTGCGGTCCTTCCCAGCACGCTGGCCGGGCCGCCGAGCACTCCGCCGCCTGGGTTTTCGACTGGGCCGGGCACTCCGCCCGGCACGTGGGCCGGGCCGCCGTCGGGGGTGTTCACCGGTGGGCCCGCCTACCCGAACGGTCCCGCGACGTCCGGGGGCGTTCCGGCGACGTCGTTGAACACGCCGATCCCGTTGGCTGCCGGGGCGCCGTCGTTTCCGGGCGGGCCGCCTCCGCAGACGCGGCCGTCGCCGGTGCCGCCGCGGAAGTCGCGCAAGGGGGCGGTGATCACGGCCGCGGTGGCGGTCGTGGTGGTGCTCGCGGTCGTCGCGACGGTGCTGATCATCCGCAGCCAGGGCCAAGCCGAGGCGGGCGGCGGCACGTCGACCCCGCCACCGACACCGACGTCGAGTGCGTCGGGTCCGCCCAGCACGGACAACGAGACCACCGCCCCGAGTAGCCCGTCCAGTCCTCCGTCGTCGTCGAGCGGCCCGCCGACGTCAGCGAACGCGCCCAGCGCGAATGTGCCGGTGCCGGCCACCTACCAGGGCGGCGGTTGCACGTCGGCTCAACCTGTGCAGGGCGCCACCGGCGCGGCGTACTGCACGAAGTCGCTCGCCGGCGATTTCCGGTCCGGAAACGTCATGCTGCACCAGCCGACTCAGGCGCACTTCAACCAGTTCCCCGACGAAGCCACGATGGCCGCCTTCTTCGAAGGCATGGTCCAGCTCCGCGACCTCACTCGCGACGACGACCACGGCGGCTGCGACCCCGTGAAACACCCCGGAATCTGGGGCTCCTACAACCGGTCCGGTGCCAACGTTCCCCACGCCGGCGATTTCATCACCTGCTACGACGACACGTTCGTCTACACGGACGCCCGCACCCACACCCTCGGCGTCCTCGTCTTCGACGGCGTGTCGACGCCCCAGGAGCGCGACCGGATGTACCTCTGGTGGAACGAGGTCATCCTGCAAGACCTGCCGAAGTTCTGA
- a CDS encoding IS630 family transposase encodes MARQPEVFARSLEPEEAQRLVKITRSARDRVRLRRSGIVLASSQGRSAKEIAAMFAATEGYVREVIHAFNESGFAALSPKWRGGRPAKFGPAARDQISRIAACKPAELGLPFTTWSLTKLVAYLAEHAWIRASTETVRQILRKAGVSWQATKTWKASKDPDFVAKKNRILDLYDHPPADGRVICVDEFGPLNLQPRPGRGWFPRSRPARQRATYTRTKGVRQMFAALDLASGQMFYRFRDRKRWPQFLDFCKQLRRRFPTGKLYLVSDNYGPHGKAEVRDWCAANDIELIYTPTNASWLNWIECEFTAVRYFTLDGSDYPSHAAQEAAITGYLRWRNRHSHPKRHFAINSKIRRPDYLPNVA; translated from the coding sequence GTGGCGCGTCAGCCGGAGGTGTTCGCGCGGTCGCTGGAGCCGGAGGAGGCCCAGCGGCTGGTCAAGATCACGAGGTCCGCCCGGGATCGGGTGCGGCTGCGACGATCCGGGATTGTGCTGGCCTCGTCGCAAGGCCGGTCCGCGAAGGAGATCGCGGCGATGTTCGCCGCGACCGAAGGCTATGTGCGGGAGGTGATCCACGCGTTCAACGAGTCCGGGTTCGCGGCGTTGTCCCCAAAATGGAGGGGCGGTCGACCGGCTAAGTTCGGGCCGGCCGCCCGTGATCAAATCAGCCGCATCGCCGCCTGCAAGCCCGCCGAGCTGGGATTGCCGTTCACGACCTGGAGCCTGACCAAGCTGGTCGCCTACCTCGCCGAACACGCATGGATCAGGGCGAGCACCGAGACCGTCCGGCAGATCCTGCGCAAGGCAGGCGTGTCATGGCAGGCGACGAAGACGTGGAAAGCCAGCAAGGATCCCGATTTCGTGGCCAAGAAGAACCGCATCCTCGACCTCTACGATCACCCACCCGCCGACGGGCGAGTGATCTGTGTCGATGAGTTCGGGCCGCTGAACCTGCAACCCCGCCCCGGCCGCGGCTGGTTTCCCCGCAGCCGCCCGGCCCGGCAGCGCGCGACCTACACCCGCACCAAGGGTGTCCGGCAGATGTTCGCTGCGCTCGATCTGGCCTCCGGGCAGATGTTCTACCGGTTCCGCGACCGCAAACGCTGGCCGCAGTTCCTCGACTTCTGCAAGCAACTGCGCCGCCGCTTCCCGACCGGGAAGCTCTACCTGGTCAGCGACAACTACGGACCACACGGCAAGGCCGAGGTCCGGGACTGGTGCGCGGCCAACGACATCGAACTGATCTACACACCCACCAACGCGTCCTGGCTGAACTGGATCGAGTGCGAGTTCACCGCGGTCCGCTACTTCACCCTCGACGGCAGCGACTACCCCAGCCACGCCGCCCAGGAAGCCGCCATCACCGGCTACCTCCGCTGGCGCAACCGCCACAGCCACCCCAAACGCCACTTCGCCATCAACTCCAAAATCCGCCGCCCCGATTACCTACCCAACGTTGCTTGA